A single genomic interval of Zingiber officinale cultivar Zhangliang chromosome 4A, Zo_v1.1, whole genome shotgun sequence harbors:
- the LOC121969753 gene encoding glutamyl-tRNA reductase, chloroplastic-like isoform X2, which produces MKERSSIAVIGLSVHTAPVEMREKLAVPEAQWSRAIGELCSLNHIEEAAVLSTCNRMEVYVVALSWNRGIREVIDWMAKTSGIPVAELRRHLFMLRDTDATRHLFEVAAGLDSLVLGEGQILAQVKQVVRVGQGSGVLGKNIDRMFKDAITAGKRVRSETNISSGAVSVSSAAVELALMKLPKSNSTSSKMLVIGAGKMGKLVIKHLAAKGIKRIVVVNRSEERVNAIHEEIKDVEIIYRSFSELFTAAAEADVIFTSTASATPLFLKEHVEALPPVDEVVGGRRLFVDIAVPRNVGSCVANLEHVQLYNVDDLKEVVEANKEGRLRKAMEAQSIISQELKRFEAWRDSLETVPTIKKLRSYADRIRASEFERCLQKIGGDALTKKMKRAIEDLSLGIVNKLLHGPLQHLRCDGNDSRTLDETLENMHALNRMFNLDTEKAIIEQKIKNKVEKTQS; this is translated from the exons ATGAAGGAAAGGAGCAGCATAGCTGTTATAGGCCTTAGTGTTCATACAGCGCCTGTTGAGATGCGTGAAAAACTTGCTGTTCCAGAGGCCCAATGGTCTCGTGCTATTGGAGAATTATGCAGTTTGAATCATATAGAAGAAGCTGCAGTCCTCAGTACCTGCAACCGAATGGAAGTATATGTGGTTGCCTTATCCTGGAACCGTGGAATCAGAGAAGTTATTGATTGGATGGCAAAG ACAAGTGGGATTCCAGTGGCAGAACTTCGACGGCATCTTTTTATGCTACGTGATACTGATGCAACAAGGCATCTATTTGAAGTAGCAGCAGGGCTTGACTCTCTTGTATTGGGAGAAGGACAGATTCTTGCTCAAGTTAAACAAGTTGTAAGAGTTGGGCAAGGCAGCGGAGTATTGGGAAAGAATATTGACAGGATGTTTAAAGATGCAATCACAGCTGGGAAACGTGTTCGCAGTGAAACCAACATTTCATCTGGAGCAGTTTCTGTGAGTTCAGCTGCTGTTGAATTGGCTCTTATGAAGCTTCCAAAGTCAAATTCAACATCTTCAAAAATGTTGGTGATTGGGGCTGGTAAGATGGGGAAACTTGTAATCAAACATCTAGCTGCAAAAGGGATCAAACGTATTGTGGTTGTGAATAGATCAGAGGAGAGAGTAAATGCTATCCATGAGGAAATCAAAGATGTTGAAATCATTTACAGATCTTTCTCTGAACTGTTCACTGCCGCTGCTGAAGCAGATGTTATCTTCACGAGTACTGCATCTGCAACACCACTTTTCTTGAAAGAACATGTTGAAGCTCTTCCTCCTGTGGATGAGGTAGTCGGTGGCAGGAGACTCTTTGTGGACATTGCTGTTCCTAGAAATGTAGGATCTTGTGTTGCAAATCTTGAACATGTTCAACTCTATAATGTTGATGACCTTAAGGAGGTTGTAGAAGCCAACAAAGAAGGTCGATTGAGGAAAGCAATGGAAGCCCAGTCAATAATCTCTCAAGAATTAAAACGCTTTGAAGCATGGAGGGACTCTTTGGAGACTGTCCCAACCATCAAGAAACTAAGGTCGTATGCAGATAGAATTCGTGCTTCAGAGTTTGAGAGATGTTTACAAAAGATTGGTGGTGATGCTTTgacaaagaaaatgaaaagagcCATTGAGGATCTTAGCTTAGGTATTGTAAACAAGCTGCTTCATGGTCCCCTGCAGCACTTGCGATGTGATGGCAATGACAGCCGAACTCTGGATGAGACCCTTGAAAATATGCATGCGCTTAACAGAATGTTCAATCTAGACACAGAGAAAGCAATCATAGAGCAGAAGATCAAGAACAAAGTGGAGAAAACACAAAGTTAA
- the LOC121969753 gene encoding glutamyl-tRNA reductase 2-like isoform X1, whose translation MAASSGVATTLAGKGKVGPFLRSSSSTRLFSAPRSSCGFYRVGPRVPRREVALRMSPRSEAPVDLEEKPSAAASASALEQFKISADRYMKERSSIAVIGLSVHTAPVEMREKLAVPEAQWSRAIGELCSLNHIEEAAVLSTCNRMEVYVVALSWNRGIREVIDWMAKTSGIPVAELRRHLFMLRDTDATRHLFEVAAGLDSLVLGEGQILAQVKQVVRVGQGSGVLGKNIDRMFKDAITAGKRVRSETNISSGAVSVSSAAVELALMKLPKSNSTSSKMLVIGAGKMGKLVIKHLAAKGIKRIVVVNRSEERVNAIHEEIKDVEIIYRSFSELFTAAAEADVIFTSTASATPLFLKEHVEALPPVDEVVGGRRLFVDIAVPRNVGSCVANLEHVQLYNVDDLKEVVEANKEGRLRKAMEAQSIISQELKRFEAWRDSLETVPTIKKLRSYADRIRASEFERCLQKIGGDALTKKMKRAIEDLSLGIVNKLLHGPLQHLRCDGNDSRTLDETLENMHALNRMFNLDTEKAIIEQKIKNKVEKTQS comes from the exons ATGGCGGCTTCCAGTGGCGTTGCGACAACCCTTGCGGGGAAGGGCAAGGTTGGGCCTTTTCTCCGTAGCAGCTCTTCCACGAGGTTATTCTCTGCTCCAAGGAGTTCTTGTGGCTTTTATCGCGTCGGCCCGAGAGTCCCTAGGCGGGAGGTGGCTCTTCGGATGAGCCCCCGTTCCGAAGCGCCGGTGGATCTTGAGGAGAAGCCATCCGCAGCAGCCAGCGCGTCGGCGCTCGAGCAGTTCAAGATCTCCGCCGATC GTTACATGAAGGAAAGGAGCAGCATAGCTGTTATAGGCCTTAGTGTTCATACAGCGCCTGTTGAGATGCGTGAAAAACTTGCTGTTCCAGAGGCCCAATGGTCTCGTGCTATTGGAGAATTATGCAGTTTGAATCATATAGAAGAAGCTGCAGTCCTCAGTACCTGCAACCGAATGGAAGTATATGTGGTTGCCTTATCCTGGAACCGTGGAATCAGAGAAGTTATTGATTGGATGGCAAAG ACAAGTGGGATTCCAGTGGCAGAACTTCGACGGCATCTTTTTATGCTACGTGATACTGATGCAACAAGGCATCTATTTGAAGTAGCAGCAGGGCTTGACTCTCTTGTATTGGGAGAAGGACAGATTCTTGCTCAAGTTAAACAAGTTGTAAGAGTTGGGCAAGGCAGCGGAGTATTGGGAAAGAATATTGACAGGATGTTTAAAGATGCAATCACAGCTGGGAAACGTGTTCGCAGTGAAACCAACATTTCATCTGGAGCAGTTTCTGTGAGTTCAGCTGCTGTTGAATTGGCTCTTATGAAGCTTCCAAAGTCAAATTCAACATCTTCAAAAATGTTGGTGATTGGGGCTGGTAAGATGGGGAAACTTGTAATCAAACATCTAGCTGCAAAAGGGATCAAACGTATTGTGGTTGTGAATAGATCAGAGGAGAGAGTAAATGCTATCCATGAGGAAATCAAAGATGTTGAAATCATTTACAGATCTTTCTCTGAACTGTTCACTGCCGCTGCTGAAGCAGATGTTATCTTCACGAGTACTGCATCTGCAACACCACTTTTCTTGAAAGAACATGTTGAAGCTCTTCCTCCTGTGGATGAGGTAGTCGGTGGCAGGAGACTCTTTGTGGACATTGCTGTTCCTAGAAATGTAGGATCTTGTGTTGCAAATCTTGAACATGTTCAACTCTATAATGTTGATGACCTTAAGGAGGTTGTAGAAGCCAACAAAGAAGGTCGATTGAGGAAAGCAATGGAAGCCCAGTCAATAATCTCTCAAGAATTAAAACGCTTTGAAGCATGGAGGGACTCTTTGGAGACTGTCCCAACCATCAAGAAACTAAGGTCGTATGCAGATAGAATTCGTGCTTCAGAGTTTGAGAGATGTTTACAAAAGATTGGTGGTGATGCTTTgacaaagaaaatgaaaagagcCATTGAGGATCTTAGCTTAGGTATTGTAAACAAGCTGCTTCATGGTCCCCTGCAGCACTTGCGATGTGATGGCAATGACAGCCGAACTCTGGATGAGACCCTTGAAAATATGCATGCGCTTAACAGAATGTTCAATCTAGACACAGAGAAAGCAATCATAGAGCAGAAGATCAAGAACAAAGTGGAGAAAACACAAAGTTAA